A section of the Alkalihalobacillus sp. LMS39 genome encodes:
- a CDS encoding MBL fold metallo-hydrolase, with the protein MEQLQVADWTISWLRGGVTYLDGGAMFGVVPRPLWSKKYEVNDKNQIELRTDPILIQTGEKNILIESGIGNNRFNEKQLRNYGITEESFLEEDLRKLGLTVDDIDVILMTHLHFDHVSGLAKEVDGILEPVFKNAIIYTTDIEWHEMRNPNIRSKNTYWENNWKPIYDQVKTFTGQMEIVKGITMHHTGGHSDGHAIIKIEHGGQTLLHLADLMPTHAHNHVLWVLAYDDYPMTSIAQKEKWLVSGIENENWFLFYHDAKYRALKWSQTGEVKDCVERVR; encoded by the coding sequence TTGGAACAATTACAAGTAGCTGATTGGACGATATCATGGTTACGTGGTGGTGTCACGTATTTAGATGGAGGCGCAATGTTTGGGGTTGTCCCAAGGCCATTATGGAGCAAAAAATACGAAGTAAATGACAAAAACCAAATTGAACTTAGGACAGACCCGATTCTTATTCAAACAGGTGAAAAAAATATTCTCATTGAATCCGGCATTGGAAATAACCGCTTCAATGAAAAGCAATTACGCAATTATGGCATCACGGAAGAGTCTTTTCTTGAAGAAGACTTAAGAAAGTTAGGATTAACCGTCGATGATATCGATGTCATCTTAATGACACATTTGCATTTTGACCATGTGAGTGGCTTAGCAAAAGAAGTGGATGGGATACTTGAGCCGGTTTTTAAAAATGCAATTATTTATACAACGGATATTGAGTGGCATGAAATGAGAAATCCCAATATCCGCTCGAAAAATACATATTGGGAGAATAACTGGAAACCTATTTACGATCAAGTGAAAACGTTTACAGGACAAATGGAAATTGTTAAAGGAATAACGATGCACCATACCGGTGGACATAGTGATGGTCATGCGATCATAAAAATTGAGCATGGTGGCCAAACATTGTTACATTTGGCTGACTTAATGCCGACTCATGCTCACAATCATGTATTATGGGTGTTGGCATATGATGATTATCCGATGACATCGATTGCTCAAAAAGAAAAATGGCTTGTATCAGGAATTGAAAATGAAAATTGGTTTTTATTTTATCATGATGCGAAATATCGAGCGCTTAAGTGGAGCCAAACTGGAGAAGTGAAGGACTGTGTCGAGCGGGTGCGATAA
- the trmB gene encoding tRNA (guanosine(46)-N7)-methyltransferase TrmB → MRLRNKPWAKEAIAKYPHIVIPNPKECRGKWNEVFGNANPIHIEVGTGKGRFVTGMGKQHQDINYIGIEKYTSVLLTAMERIVESECTNVKLLNEDVVELMEFFDKGEIERVYINFTDPWPKNRHEKRRLTYKDFLRQYEMVMKPSGEVHLKTDNQGLFEYSIESFSSYGMKVQNVSLHLHRSDFEENVMTEYEQKFSEKGMPIYRCEAVFR, encoded by the coding sequence ATGAGATTAAGAAATAAACCATGGGCAAAAGAAGCCATAGCAAAATATCCTCATATCGTCATTCCGAATCCAAAAGAATGTCGTGGAAAATGGAACGAAGTATTTGGAAATGCGAACCCTATTCACATAGAAGTGGGAACGGGCAAAGGCCGCTTTGTCACTGGAATGGGCAAACAACATCAAGATATTAATTATATCGGTATTGAAAAATATACAAGTGTATTGTTAACAGCAATGGAACGGATTGTAGAATCAGAATGTACGAATGTAAAACTTCTTAATGAAGATGTCGTCGAATTAATGGAGTTTTTTGATAAAGGTGAGATTGAAAGGGTGTATATTAACTTTACTGATCCATGGCCGAAAAATAGACATGAAAAACGTAGATTAACATATAAGGATTTTTTACGGCAATATGAAATGGTCATGAAGCCTAGTGGAGAAGTTCACTTGAAAACGGACAATCAAGGACTGTTTGAATATTCAATTGAAAGCTTTTCATCTTACGGCATGAAAGTGCAAAATGTAAGTTTGCATCTTCATAGAAGTGATTTTGAAGAAAATGTAATGACAGAGTATGAACAAAAGTTTAGTGAAAAAGGAATGCCGATATATCGGTGTGAGGCTGTATTTCGGTAA
- a CDS encoding YtzH-like family protein, producing the protein MPINEKHKLSLLVDILKNQVEQEYMTTDEYDQISRLTSSLLHEGNLDPTLKQTFLKIQEQHYGNTHQFNQNDVEHWVETIQQYESNDNNS; encoded by the coding sequence GTGCCAATAAACGAAAAACATAAACTAAGCTTACTCGTTGATATTTTGAAAAATCAAGTTGAGCAAGAATATATGACAACAGATGAGTATGACCAAATTTCTCGTTTAACTTCTTCATTATTACACGAAGGAAATCTTGATCCCACTTTAAAACAAACCTTTTTGAAGATTCAAGAACAGCATTATGGTAATACCCATCAATTTAACCAAAATGATGTCGAACATTGGGTTGAAACGATTCAACAGTACGAAAGTAACGACAATAATTCATAA
- a CDS encoding phosphotransferase family protein, translating to MNLNLGEGWQVSPAGGATGEAYIAQQGDEKLFLKRNSSPFLAVLSAEGIVPKLLWTKRLENGDVITAQKWVSGNELKAFEMNQSRVAQLLGKIHRSSELLHMFKRIGNEPLTPHFIIEEIKQHLSNYYFEDDVLEEALIFLYRRQEQVKHDEYVVCHCDVNHNNWMMSEDGDLFLIDWDGATVADPALDLGLMLYLYIPEEEWTAWLNHYGIELTESLQMRMHWYVVSQLVLEVIWHGKRGKDEEVTRWKAFVQNLIKNQSAE from the coding sequence GTGAATTTAAACCTAGGAGAAGGATGGCAGGTTTCCCCTGCTGGAGGTGCAACAGGAGAAGCGTATATTGCCCAGCAAGGTGATGAGAAATTATTTCTAAAACGAAATTCTTCGCCATTTTTGGCTGTTTTATCTGCTGAAGGAATTGTTCCGAAGCTTTTGTGGACAAAACGATTAGAAAACGGAGATGTTATAACGGCGCAAAAATGGGTGAGTGGCAATGAGTTAAAAGCATTTGAAATGAATCAAAGCCGTGTAGCTCAATTACTAGGTAAAATTCATCGTTCTAGCGAGCTTTTACATATGTTTAAAAGAATTGGAAATGAACCTTTAACCCCTCACTTCATTATTGAAGAAATTAAACAGCATCTATCGAACTATTATTTCGAAGATGACGTTTTAGAGGAAGCACTAATATTTCTTTATCGTAGACAAGAACAAGTCAAACATGACGAATATGTAGTTTGTCATTGTGATGTAAATCATAATAACTGGATGATGAGTGAAGATGGTGATTTGTTTCTCATTGACTGGGACGGGGCTACCGTAGCTGACCCTGCCTTAGATTTAGGATTAATGTTATATTTATATATTCCTGAAGAAGAGTGGACGGCTTGGCTTAACCATTATGGTATCGAATTGACGGAAAGCCTTCAAATGAGGATGCATTGGTATGTCGTGTCGCAGCTCGTATTAGAAGTGATTTGGCATGGTAAAAGGGGCAAAGATGAAGAAGTGACCAGATGGAAAGCATTTGTTCAAAATTTAATAAAAAATCAAAGTGCCGAGTAA
- the pulA gene encoding type I pullulanase produces the protein METIKPCAEMIKLNEIKASVPIDSYQQEISIELKRADGETVPIQHVHFSLENPVVQLSIQTMNNIEMGYNYILHYNHEQLPVIIGEVVRTRDFDNLYYYDGDDLGVCYTKTSTSFTVWAPTATEVQVTLFEKATDNKGLRFPFTRKAKGVWTTTIPGDWENWCFTYQLYTQHVWNEAVDPYVQAVTVNGEKGVIVDMEKYQVTDYLLPVVEKQDAIIYEVHIRDFSIHPHSGIKHKGKFLGFTETKTKGKKGTKTGLDYLVELGVTHVELLPLHDFGSVDEMNPNQHYNWGYDPIHYFAVEGSYSTNPLDGRVRIKELKQMIVTLHEHGIKVILDVVFNHVYIWESSDFEKIVPGYYFRYEENGEMANGTGVGNDIASERKMVRKFILDCLKYWVREYKIDGFRFDLMGIFDLETARIIENELKDIRPDLFLLGEGWDLPTPLPFWEKATIKNAREIPTISFFNDRFRDVIRGSSFHKTDRGFINGNKETVGEVLEGLCGSIGFQNEGLFTNPAQSINYMECHDNYTVWDKLSFTNEKEEENLRRKMHRLGTALVLLAQGVPFLHAGQEFFRTKQGVENSYNSPDFINQLDWDRKEQFKKDVMYVKNLIALRKAHPAFRLKTKAEIKKHIQPLQAPDHVVAYHMNDLYEIDSWNNIVVIHNGSWSTVEISLPYPGQWHIVIDEETVSLIPLYIVEDEKIHVKPLTTMMMFQ, from the coding sequence ATGGAGACGATAAAACCTTGTGCAGAAATGATAAAACTGAACGAGATAAAAGCGAGTGTTCCGATTGATTCCTATCAGCAAGAAATCAGTATAGAATTAAAGAGAGCAGACGGTGAAACTGTTCCGATCCAACACGTTCATTTCAGCTTAGAGAATCCTGTTGTTCAGTTATCCATACAAACAATGAATAATATCGAGATGGGATACAATTATATATTGCATTACAATCACGAGCAACTTCCTGTCATTATTGGTGAAGTTGTTCGAACGAGAGATTTTGACAACCTATATTATTATGATGGAGATGACTTAGGTGTATGCTATACGAAAACGTCTACATCGTTTACAGTATGGGCACCAACAGCAACAGAGGTTCAAGTCACATTATTTGAAAAGGCTACTGATAATAAAGGTTTACGTTTTCCATTTACACGGAAAGCAAAAGGGGTTTGGACAACAACAATACCCGGTGATTGGGAAAATTGGTGTTTTACATATCAACTTTATACTCAACATGTATGGAATGAAGCTGTCGACCCATATGTTCAGGCTGTAACGGTAAATGGAGAAAAAGGTGTAATAGTAGACATGGAGAAGTATCAAGTAACGGACTACTTGTTACCTGTTGTGGAAAAGCAAGACGCGATTATTTATGAAGTCCATATTAGGGACTTTTCCATTCATCCTCATAGTGGAATTAAACATAAAGGTAAGTTTTTAGGGTTCACTGAAACAAAGACAAAGGGAAAAAAAGGAACGAAAACAGGACTCGACTATTTAGTCGAACTTGGAGTAACACATGTCGAATTATTACCTCTACATGATTTTGGAAGTGTTGATGAAATGAATCCTAATCAGCACTATAATTGGGGATATGACCCAATCCATTATTTTGCAGTGGAAGGAAGTTACTCTACAAATCCATTGGATGGAAGAGTTAGAATAAAAGAATTAAAACAAATGATAGTGACATTACATGAACACGGAATAAAAGTCATATTAGATGTCGTGTTTAACCATGTCTATATTTGGGAATCATCAGATTTTGAAAAAATTGTACCAGGCTATTACTTTCGCTATGAAGAAAACGGTGAAATGGCAAATGGAACAGGTGTAGGAAACGACATTGCATCAGAACGAAAAATGGTCCGAAAATTTATCTTAGATTGCTTGAAATATTGGGTTCGAGAATATAAGATAGACGGATTTCGCTTTGATTTGATGGGGATTTTTGATTTGGAGACAGCCCGTATAATCGAAAATGAGCTGAAAGATATTCGTCCTGATTTATTTCTTTTAGGTGAAGGTTGGGATTTGCCGACTCCATTGCCTTTTTGGGAAAAAGCAACAATCAAAAATGCTAGAGAAATACCAACGATTTCATTTTTTAATGACCGTTTTCGTGATGTTATTCGAGGAAGTTCTTTTCACAAAACTGATCGAGGATTTATTAACGGAAATAAAGAAACCGTTGGTGAGGTGCTGGAGGGACTTTGTGGAAGTATCGGGTTTCAAAATGAAGGACTATTTACGAACCCAGCTCAGTCAATTAATTATATGGAATGTCATGATAATTACACCGTTTGGGATAAATTATCGTTTACAAATGAAAAAGAAGAAGAAAATTTAAGAAGGAAGATGCATCGGTTAGGTACGGCACTTGTGTTACTCGCTCAAGGTGTCCCTTTCCTACATGCAGGTCAAGAGTTTTTTCGAACAAAACAAGGCGTAGAAAACAGCTATAACTCACCAGATTTCATCAATCAGTTAGATTGGGATAGAAAAGAACAATTTAAAAAAGATGTGATGTATGTAAAAAATTTAATTGCCCTTCGAAAGGCACATCCAGCTTTTCGATTAAAAACAAAAGCTGAAATTAAAAAGCATATTCAACCATTACAAGCTCCAGACCATGTCGTTGCTTATCACATGAATGATTTATATGAAATCGATAGTTGGAATAACATTGTTGTCATTCATAATGGGAGCTGGTCAACTGTAGAAATTTCATTACCATATCCTGGACAGTGGCATATTGTCATTGACGAAGAAACAGTTAGTTTGATACCATTGTATATTGTAGAAGACGAGAAAATTCATGTTAAGCCGTTAACGACGATGATGATGTTTCAATAA
- the purU gene encoding formyltetrahydrofolate deformylase, whose amino-acid sequence MLHTNENRATLLLSCPDRPGIVAAVSNFLYSNNANIVQSDQYSTDPENGMFYMRVEFDLPNFDHSFLTIKKEFDPIAQTYEIEWRLASAKRMKRMAIFVSKEDHCLLELLWKWRAGELFVDIPLVISNHSDLQQTVESYGIPFYYIPVSKETKQEAEAKQIKLIQDHDIDFIVLARYMQILSSDFVHQFPKQIINIHHSFLPAFIGANPYAKAFSRGVKLIGATAHYVTDDLDEGPIIEQDVLRVNHRYTVEQLRVAGRNVERLTLSRAVAWHIEDRLIVFGNKTIVF is encoded by the coding sequence ATGTTACATACAAACGAGAATCGAGCAACTTTGCTGCTATCTTGCCCTGACCGTCCGGGAATTGTTGCAGCCGTTTCGAATTTTCTGTATTCGAACAATGCAAATATAGTTCAATCAGACCAATACTCAACAGACCCAGAAAACGGGATGTTTTACATGCGAGTTGAATTTGATTTACCGAATTTCGACCATTCATTTTTAACAATAAAAAAGGAATTCGATCCCATTGCACAAACATATGAGATTGAATGGCGCTTAGCGAGTGCCAAACGAATGAAACGCATGGCCATCTTTGTTTCCAAAGAAGACCATTGTCTTCTAGAGTTGTTGTGGAAATGGCGTGCTGGCGAACTTTTTGTTGATATTCCACTTGTGATAAGTAATCACTCCGACTTACAGCAAACCGTTGAATCGTACGGTATCCCTTTCTATTATATTCCTGTTTCAAAAGAAACAAAACAAGAAGCTGAAGCGAAACAAATTAAACTTATACAAGATCATGACATCGACTTTATTGTACTTGCACGTTACATGCAAATTTTATCATCTGATTTCGTCCACCAATTTCCAAAACAAATTATTAATATTCATCATTCATTTTTGCCCGCCTTTATCGGTGCAAACCCTTATGCAAAAGCATTTAGTCGCGGCGTTAAGCTAATCGGAGCAACCGCTCATTATGTCACAGATGATTTAGATGAAGGTCCCATTATTGAACAAGATGTATTGCGGGTCAATCACCGCTATACCGTTGAACAACTCAGAGTGGCAGGGAGAAATGTGGAAAGACTCACATTATCAAGAGCTGTTGCCTGGCACATTGAAGACCGATTAATCGTGTTCGGAAACAAAACGATTGTTTTTTAA
- a CDS encoding type II toxin-antitoxin system HicB family antitoxin gives MQQEYQTKMRNPKQYTWLVRQEMDWQGGIEYSIEIKELPGCISYGNTYKQAKEGLFEAVMLWKEKRKINQLRIPNEGSDNINIQSAMTLKEFEDINAIIREWK, from the coding sequence ATGCAGCAGGAGTATCAGACAAAAATGCGAAATCCGAAGCAATATACATGGCTAGTAAGACAAGAAATGGATTGGCAAGGTGGGATTGAATATTCGATTGAAATAAAAGAGTTACCTGGCTGTATAAGTTATGGCAATACTTACAAACAGGCAAAAGAAGGGTTGTTTGAAGCCGTTATGCTCTGGAAAGAAAAACGGAAAATTAATCAATTGCGCATTCCTAATGAAGGATCGGACAATATTAATATTCAATCAGCCATGACTCTAAAAGAATTTGAAGACATTAATGCAATTATTCGGGAATGGAAATAG